In Patescibacteria group bacterium, one genomic interval encodes:
- a CDS encoding GatB/YqeY domain-containing protein, with protein sequence MNLREKIQIDLKKTLKEKRNITVGTLRMLNAAIINREKEKRYKLTKEEKELTEEELIEESKLTNEEIIEVISSEIKKRKEAIFEFEKGKRSDLVEKEKKEIGVLQKYLPEQLSEKEIKNMAGKIIAALQASLSPRSTQGEAGAPSEREKVGIRDMGKVMGVLMPKIKGRAEGSKVSKIVKELLEKWKET encoded by the coding sequence ATGAATTTGAGAGAAAAAATTCAAATTGATTTAAAAAAGACTCTAAAAGAGAAAAGAAATATAACGGTTGGGACATTGAGAATGTTAAATGCGGCGATAATTAATAGAGAAAAAGAAAAGAGATATAAGCTGACAAAAGAAGAAAAAGAATTAACTGAAGAAGAATTGATTGAAGAAAGCAAATTAACCAATGAGGAGATAATTGAGGTGATTTCTTCTGAAATCAAAAAAAGAAAAGAAGCGATTTTTGAATTTGAAAAAGGAAAAAGGTCAGATTTGGTAGAGAAAGAAAAAAAAGAGATTGGGGTTTTGCAAAAATATTTACCAGAACAACTATCAGAGAAAGAGATTAAAAATATGGCAGGGAAGATTATTGCCGCCCTACAGGCGAGCCTCTCGCCTCGCTCAACGCAAGGCGAAGCGGGCGCTCCTTCGGAGCGGGAAAAAGTTGGCATTAGAGATATGGGAAAAGTGATGGGAGTTTTAATGCCAAAGATTAAAGGAAGAGCAGAGGGAAGCAAAGTTTCTAAAATTGTTAAAGAATTGTTAGAAAAATGGAAAGAGACTTGA
- a CDS encoding HIT domain-containing protein produces the protein MECLFCKIINKKVPSEILYENEKVIALKDIHPKAPFHLLILPKKHIPSVDHLKFGDKELIGEIFLVARKIAKEKNLDGYKLIINVGKKGGQLIDHLHLHLLAGWKTAKERDIPGMP, from the coding sequence ATGGAGTGTCTTTTTTGTAAAATTATTAATAAAAAAGTACCGTCTGAGATTCTCTATGAAAATGAGAAAGTTATAGCCCTTAAAGACATTCATCCAAAGGCTCCTTTTCATCTTTTGATTTTGCCAAAAAAACATATTCCTTCAGTAGATCACTTGAAATTTGGAGATAAAGAATTAATTGGAGAAATTTTTTTAGTTGCTCGAAAAATAGCCAAGGAGAAAAATTTAGATGGATATAAATTAATAATTAATGTTGGCAAAAAAGGGGGACAATTAATAGATCATCTTCATTTACACTTACTAGCTGGATGGAAAACTGCTAAAGAGAGGGATATCCCAGGAATGCCATAA
- a CDS encoding DEAD/DEAH box helicase, with product MGKTLIQDKIDKILIVSILPYFIDKPNFWFEKNLKKILEAKKTQSFFEDNTLYFQKNQIYNFSQFLRKLDEMGYEKVQKISEPGEFSQQGGIIDIFPINLNSALRIDFYGNQIENIEKLPVEISDEKEVKKRLKRKLKYQKIYSQLSHLKPGDFLVHLDHGIGIYKQKIIYDKRKYYLLEYAAGDRLYVPFGLERKLSRYIGFLQPKISRLGSPLWQRTKRKVREEAIKLAKELLEIYAKRKIATRPPYLPVDEIDFQLASGFQYIETPDQIQAIEEIKKDLEKEKPMDKLICGDVGFGKTEVALRTAVSAVNSGYQVAMICPTTILANQHFQNFKKRLKNLPIKIGSLSRLQSKKEQKEVIKGLKEGKIDIVIGTHRLLSKDVEFSTSAEGYGGKNLGLLIIDDEQRFGVLQKEKLKKLRASLDILSLSATPIPRTLYLALSTLKSISLIQTPPVGRLPVKTFILPWSEKTIKEAIKKEISRGGQVYYLHNRIETIRAVKNLLEKLVPEAKIGIAHGRLKEKDLVKVMTEFQNKIIDVLIATTIIENGLDFPNVNTLIVADGTRLGLAEAYQIRGRVGRSHQQAFAYFLYGQNLRDRAKMRLTSLKEAEALGSGYKIALKDLEIRGAGNILGKEQSGNINQVGLNLYCQMLSEAIEKLKSK from the coding sequence ATGGGAAAAACTCTTATTCAAGATAAAATTGATAAAATTTTAATCGTTAGTATTTTGCCTTATTTTATTGATAAGCCAAATTTTTGGTTTGAGAAAAATTTAAAAAAAATTTTAGAGGCCAAGAAAACTCAGTCTTTTTTTGAAGACAATACCTTGTATTTTCAAAAAAACCAAATTTATAATTTTTCTCAATTTTTAAGAAAATTGGATGAAATGGGCTATGAGAAAGTCCAAAAAATTTCAGAACCAGGAGAATTTTCCCAGCAAGGAGGAATAATCGATATTTTTCCTATAAATTTAAATTCCGCTTTAAGAATTGATTTCTATGGGAATCAAATTGAAAATATTGAAAAATTACCAGTTGAAATCAGTGATGAAAAAGAGGTTAAAAAAAGATTAAAAAGAAAACTCAAATATCAAAAAATCTATTCTCAATTGAGCCACTTAAAACCAGGTGATTTTTTAGTCCATCTCGATCACGGAATAGGAATTTACAAACAAAAAATAATTTATGATAAGAGAAAATATTATCTCCTTGAATATGCAGCTGGTGACAGATTATATGTGCCCTTCGGCCTAGAGAGAAAACTTTCTAGGTATATTGGGTTTTTGCAGCCAAAAATTTCAAGATTGGGTAGCCCCCTCTGGCAAAGGACAAAAAGAAAAGTAAGAGAGGAGGCAATTAAACTAGCTAAAGAGCTCCTGGAAATTTATGCTAAGAGAAAAATCGCCACTCGGCCTCCTTATCTGCCAGTTGATGAAATAGATTTCCAGTTAGCCTCCGGTTTCCAATATATTGAGACTCCAGATCAAATTCAGGCAATTGAAGAAATAAAAAAAGATTTAGAAAAGGAAAAGCCAATGGACAAATTAATCTGTGGTGATGTTGGTTTTGGAAAAACTGAGGTAGCTTTAAGAACGGCTGTTTCCGCAGTAAATTCTGGCTATCAGGTGGCAATGATTTGTCCAACCACAATTTTAGCCAACCAACATTTTCAAAATTTCAAAAAAAGATTGAAAAATCTTCCGATTAAAATTGGCTCACTGTCTCGGCTGCAATCCAAGAAAGAACAGAAAGAAGTAATTAAAGGTTTAAAAGAAGGTAAGATTGATATTGTAATTGGTACTCATAGGCTTCTTTCAAAAGACGTTGAATTTTCCACCTCCGCCGAAGGCTACGGCGGAAAAAACCTTGGATTATTAATTATTGATGACGAGCAGAGATTTGGAGTTTTGCAAAAGGAAAAATTGAAAAAACTGAGAGCTTCTTTAGATATCTTATCTCTTTCTGCCACCCCTATTCCCAGAACCTTATATTTAGCTTTATCCACTCTAAAATCAATCAGTCTAATTCAGACTCCCCCGGTTGGAAGGTTACCAGTTAAAACCTTTATTTTGCCATGGTCAGAGAAAACTATTAAAGAAGCAATAAAAAAGGAAATTTCAAGGGGAGGTCAGGTATATTATTTACACAATAGAATTGAAACAATTAGGGCAGTCAAAAATCTTTTGGAAAAACTTGTTCCTGAAGCAAAAATTGGTATTGCCCATGGGAGGTTAAAAGAAAAAGATTTAGTGAAAGTAATGACTGAATTTCAAAATAAAATCATTGATGTTTTAATAGCAACAACTATAATTGAAAATGGTTTAGATTTTCCCAATGTTAATACTTTAATTGTTGCTGATGGAACGAGATTAGGTTTAGCTGAGGCTTATCAAATAAGAGGTAGAGTTGGGAGGTCTCATCAACAGGCCTTTGCCTATTTTCTCTATGGTCAAAATTTAAGAGATCGGGCGAAAATGAGGCTAACTTCTTTAAAAGAGGCAGAGGCTTTGGGGTCAGGATATAAGATTGCCTTAAAAGATTTGGAAATCCGAGGAGCAGGAAATATTCTGGGCAAAGAACAATCTGGAAATATAAATCAGGTAGGGCTGAATCTCTATTGTCAAATGTTAAGCGAAGCCATCGAAAAATTAAAATCAAAATAA
- the dprA gene encoding DNA-processing protein DprA, giving the protein MLEIKTISIEDKNYSKLLKEIKDPPKILYYLGEMKAVAHSGEPRSEERDESCFAIVGTRRCSIYGKRVALEIAGDLAEAGLTIVSGFAPGIDTFAHQAVVERRKRTIAILGTGLDEKSIYPKSNLKLVKKILELGGTLISEYPPGTHGSEFTFPQRNRIISGISLGILVVEAKKRSGALITANWAMMQGRKIFAIPGPIHSSNSKGCHFLIKKGAKLVESANDILKELNLPLKKKGEELKGETPEENLILEVLKKESLYIDKITQKTKLSTATVASTLAILEIKGKVRNLGGNIYAISSR; this is encoded by the coding sequence ATGCTAGAGATAAAAACTATTTCAATTGAGGATAAAAATTATTCCAAACTCCTTAAAGAAATTAAAGACCCGCCAAAAATCCTCTATTATTTAGGTGAGATGAAAGCTGTCGCCCATTCGGGCGAACCTCGCTCAGAAGAGCGAGATGAGTCTTGTTTTGCAATTGTTGGAACAAGGAGATGTTCTATTTATGGAAAGCGGGTTGCCTTGGAAATTGCTGGGGATTTAGCTGAAGCCGGATTGACAATTGTTTCTGGATTTGCTCCAGGTATTGATACCTTTGCCCATCAGGCAGTGGTAGAAAGAAGAAAAAGGACAATTGCTATTTTGGGTACCGGCCTTGATGAAAAAAGTATTTATCCCAAATCAAATTTAAAATTAGTTAAAAAAATTTTAGAACTAGGGGGAACCTTAATTTCTGAGTACCCGCCAGGGACTCATGGTTCTGAGTTCACTTTCCCTCAAAGAAATCGAATAATTTCTGGAATTTCTTTAGGAATATTAGTAGTTGAGGCCAAAAAGAGAAGTGGGGCTTTAATTACGGCCAATTGGGCAATGATGCAAGGGAGAAAGATCTTTGCCATTCCCGGACCAATTCATTCCTCAAATTCAAAAGGTTGTCATTTTTTAATCAAAAAGGGGGCGAAATTAGTTGAATCAGCTAACGATATTCTGAAAGAATTGAATTTACCTTTAAAGAAAAAAGGTGAAGAATTGAAAGGTGAAACCCCGGAAGAAAATCTAATTTTAGAAGTTTTAAAAAAGGAGTCTTTATATATAGATAAAATTACTCAAAAAACAAAATTATCAACAGCTACAGTGGCAAGCACCCTTGCTATTTTGGAAATAAAGGGTAAAGTAAGAAATTTAGGAGGAAACATATATGCAATTAGTTCTCGTTGA
- the lepB gene encoding signal peptidase I: MKKLKNFLIFLWEIVKIVIIALLIVVPIRYFLFQPFLVKGQSMEPNFENGDYLIIDEISYRFRTPERGEVIVFKSPNSPSQRFIKRVIGLPGETVEIKEGKVKISKNGITEILDESSYLPKFLKTKGNAQISLAKGEFFVLGDNRDVSSDSRSWGALPKKNIVGLVFFRAWPFTALAKIETPVYETP; this comes from the coding sequence ATGAAAAAGTTGAAAAATTTTCTTATTTTTCTTTGGGAAATTGTCAAAATTGTTATTATCGCCTTGTTAATCGTTGTTCCTATTCGTTATTTTTTATTTCAACCCTTTTTAGTTAAAGGACAATCAATGGAACCAAATTTTGAAAATGGCGATTACTTAATTATTGATGAAATTTCTTATCGATTTAGAACACCTGAAAGAGGAGAGGTGATAGTTTTTAAATCTCCTAATAGTCCCTCCCAGCGCTTTATCAAAAGAGTCATTGGGCTTCCCGGAGAGACGGTAGAGATAAAAGAGGGAAAGGTTAAAATATCGAAAAATGGTATAACCGAGATATTAGATGAATCGAGTTATCTTCCCAAATTTTTAAAAACTAAAGGAAATGCTCAAATTTCTTTAGCCAAAGGAGAATTCTTTGTTTTAGGGGATAATCGAGATGTTTCTTCTGATTCAAGGAGTTGGGGGGCCTTACCAAAGAAAAATATTGTTGGTCTAGTATTCTTTCGGGCCTGGCCATTTACTGCCTTGGCTAAGATTGAAACGCCAGTCTATGAAACCCCCTAA
- the ybeY gene encoding rRNA maturation RNase YbeY yields MIEINNLTLTPINKNFLKKVTKKVLETEGQKNYYLSIALVGQGRIKKINQEYRGENRTTDVLSFPEKKLKKKFIQPIANPLGEIIICLKEVKKNAKRFGSNFKKELSTCLIHGILHLLGYNHEKSKKEAEKTEKKQKYYLKLLKIY; encoded by the coding sequence ATGATTGAGATTAATAATTTAACTTTAACTCCGATTAACAAAAATTTTTTAAAGAAAGTCACCAAAAAAGTTTTAGAAACTGAAGGTCAGAAAAATTATTATTTATCGATTGCCTTAGTTGGTCAGGGAAGAATAAAAAAAATAAATCAGGAATATCGAGGGGAAAATCGAACAACAGATGTCCTATCTTTTCCTGAGAAAAAATTAAAAAAGAAATTCATTCAACCAATTGCAAATCCGTTAGGAGAGATAATTATTTGTCTTAAAGAAGTTAAAAAAAATGCTAAAAGATTTGGCTCAAATTTTAAAAAGGAATTATCTACCTGTTTAATCCATGGAATTTTACATCTTTTAGGGTATAATCATGAAAAGAGTAAAAAAGAAGCTGAGAAAACGGAAAAGAAGCAAAAGTACTATCTTAAACTTTTGAAAATTTATTAA
- the hisS gene encoding histidine--tRNA ligase, with the protein MEKNPKKPRKPKFKAPTGMHDILLTEQRYFRKIYSVVENIANFYRFEKIDTPILEERELFSKGVGISTDIVQKQMYTLRTRGGDYLALRPEGTAPVVRAYIEQGMQNLPQPVKLWYFGPFFRYEKPQAGRLRQFHSFGFEVLGEENPVIDAQIIQIFYNILKNLKFKNLIVEVNSIGDSQCRPYYKKLLVSYLRSREVSLCSNCRRRLRESPLRILDCKEEKCQPIKSQAPQIIDHLCNECHSHFREVLEFLDELGLPYQLNPYLVRGLDYYTKTVFEISENSEEGRIQGALIGGGRYDALVKILGGKEAPACGGAAGVERIINLMKIKKTKLPLSSKPKIFLAQLGLLAKRKSLKIFEDFRKAKVEVTESFGRDSLKAQLSRADKMGVKYTLILGQKEALEGTIIIRTMETGRQELVKLEKVVEKMKKKLKK; encoded by the coding sequence ATGGAAAAAAATCCAAAAAAACCTAGAAAACCAAAATTTAAGGCTCCAACCGGAATGCATGACATTTTATTAACTGAGCAGAGATATTTTCGAAAGATTTATAGTGTAGTTGAAAATATTGCTAATTTCTATAGATTTGAAAAAATAGATACTCCAATTCTTGAAGAGAGAGAACTTTTTTCAAAAGGAGTAGGCATCTCCACTGATATTGTCCAGAAGCAAATGTATACTTTGAGAACTAGAGGGGGAGACTATTTGGCTTTGAGACCAGAAGGAACAGCCCCGGTAGTCCGAGCCTATATTGAACAGGGAATGCAAAATCTTCCCCAACCAGTGAAGCTCTGGTATTTTGGTCCCTTTTTTCGCTATGAAAAACCACAAGCTGGGAGGCTTCGGCAGTTTCATTCATTTGGCTTTGAGGTTTTGGGTGAAGAAAATCCAGTAATTGATGCCCAGATTATTCAAATTTTCTATAATATTTTAAAAAATCTTAAATTCAAAAATTTAATAGTTGAAGTAAATAGTATTGGAGATTCTCAATGTCGACCTTATTATAAAAAACTTTTGGTAAGCTATCTGAGATCAAGAGAAGTCAGTTTATGTTCTAACTGCCGACGCCGTCTCAGGGAGAGTCCTCTGAGAATTTTAGATTGTAAGGAAGAAAAGTGTCAGCCAATTAAATCTCAAGCCCCTCAAATAATCGATCATCTCTGTAATGAATGCCATTCCCATTTTAGAGAAGTTTTGGAGTTTTTAGATGAGTTGGGATTACCTTATCAATTAAACCCTTATTTAGTTCGAGGCCTTGATTATTATACTAAAACTGTTTTTGAAATTTCTGAAAATAGTGAAGAAGGCAGAATCCAAGGAGCATTAATTGGGGGTGGGAGATATGATGCTTTAGTTAAGATTTTGGGCGGAAAGGAGGCTCCTGCCTGTGGGGGAGCGGCTGGAGTTGAAAGAATTATAAATTTAATGAAGATAAAAAAGACGAAACTTCCTTTATCTTCTAAACCTAAAATCTTTTTGGCCCAATTAGGCCTTTTAGCCAAAAGAAAGAGTTTAAAGATTTTTGAAGATTTTAGAAAGGCTAAAGTTGAAGTTACTGAATCTTTTGGTAGAGATTCTTTAAAAGCCCAACTATCCAGGGCTGATAAAATGGGAGTAAAATACACTTTGATTCTTGGCCAAAAAGAGGCTCTGGAAGGAACAATTATTATAAGAACAATGGAAACAGGTAGGCAAGAATTAGTAAAATTAGAAAAAGTGGTGGAAAAAATGAAAAAGAAACTCAAAAAGTAG
- a CDS encoding CPBP family intramembrane metalloprotease — MGLKAITATLMEELLFRGPLYIMVFLRFPWLILILATIVDGVLFGYTHFRETLSLRDFCFKLGVGVFLSWLVIESGSLIPSISCHLFPNLIWMTLFRWADKNSS; from the coding sequence ATGGGCCTTAAAGCTATCACAGCAACATTAATGGAAGAACTACTATTCCGAGGGCCTCTATATATTATGGTGTTTCTGAGATTCCCTTGGCTAATTTTGATTCTTGCAACAATTGTCGATGGAGTACTCTTTGGATACACACATTTTCGTGAAACACTCTCTCTTCGTGACTTTTGTTTCAAGTTAGGAGTTGGAGTTTTTCTAAGCTGGTTAGTGATAGAAAGCGGCTCGCTTATTCCCTCAATTTCTTGTCATCTTTTTCCGAACCTAATTTGGATGACCCTGTTTCGCTGGGCTGATAAAAATAGCTCCTGA
- the pth gene encoding aminoacyl-tRNA hydrolase has translation MTLIIGLGNPGEKYAKTRHSLGFRIVDKFRMRKKFSSFKFSKKINSLISRGKFNKKKIILVKPQTFMNKSGKAVKFLIKNLKLKTRNLFVVHDDIDLPLGETKISIGRGSAGHKGVQSIIDELGSKNFVRFRIGIKPKPYTLTPKTLESFVLKKFNKKEERILRKVIKKTVEAIEVALKEGVGKAMNEFNKPRLTG, from the coding sequence ATGACTTTAATTATCGGCCTCGGTAACCCCGGGGAGAAATACGCTAAGACTCGACATAGTCTTGGTTTTCGAATTGTTGATAAATTTAGAATGAGAAAAAAATTTTCCAGTTTTAAATTTTCAAAAAAAATTAATTCTCTAATTTCAAGGGGTAAATTTAATAAGAAAAAAATTATTTTGGTTAAACCCCAGACTTTCATGAATAAATCAGGAAAAGCAGTAAAATTTTTAATTAAAAATTTAAAATTGAAAACTAGAAATCTTTTTGTAGTGCACGATGACATCGATTTGCCCTTAGGAGAAACTAAAATTTCAATTGGCCGAGGCTCAGCCGGCCATAAAGGAGTTCAGTCGATAATTGACGAATTAGGTAGTAAAAATTTTGTTCGTTTCCGAATCGGAATAAAACCTAAACCCTATACCCTAACCCCTAAAACCCTAGAGAGTTTTGTTCTTAAAAAATTTAATAAAAAAGAGGAAAGAATTTTAAGAAAAGTTATTAAAAAAACAGTTGAAGCAATTGAAGTAGCCTTGAAAGAAGGAGTAGGAAAAGCAATGAATGAATTTAATAAACCCCGTCTGACGGGGTAA
- a CDS encoding 30S ribosomal protein S21: MPLEARKKKRETSISLIRRFSRRVKKSGILRQARKVRFKKREKSEQAKKRAALRKEELKKEYKRLKKLGKLKK; encoded by the coding sequence ATGCCTTTAGAAGCAAGAAAAAAAAAGAGAGAAACTTCTATCAGTTTAATTCGCCGCTTTTCGAGAAGAGTGAAAAAAAGCGGGATTTTGCGTCAGGCAAGAAAAGTAAGATTTAAGAAAAGGGAAAAATCTGAGCAGGCTAAAAAAAGAGCAGCCTTAAGAAAAGAGGAATTAAAAAAAGAATATAAAAGATTAAAAAAGCTGGGTAAATTAAAAAAGTAA
- the ftsA gene encoding cell division protein FtsA — protein sequence MPKTYLLTGLDIGTGKIKTLVAQKKSGEENLEVLGKAEEISAGVRKGVVIGIEKVARIIPLVFKKVEEISNKKINSVYANIGGSHISLTSSHGLVSVSRADQKISQEDIERVIQAAQTLSLPSNREILDVFPKGFIINGEKGIKEPLGMEGVRLETEVLVLCGFSPYLKNLTKAVLNSGFQIDDLVLSPLASARAVLTSREKELGVALLDIGAGTTGLAVFEEGDLIHTTILPIGSAHITNDIAIGLKTDIDTAEGIKLEFGSCLLKKTTKKTFPRRKEKIEVISEKEPLIFSKKMLVGIIEARVSEIFGEINKELKKIARKELLPGGVVLTGGGAKLPKIVDLAKKELKLPARIGTPQGFFPSQEDPALSVVCGLVLLGADLESEGPSFSFGKGIISKLKKIFKIFIP from the coding sequence ATGCCAAAGACATATCTTCTAACTGGCTTAGATATTGGGACAGGAAAAATAAAAACCTTAGTTGCCCAAAAGAAATCTGGAGAAGAAAATCTTGAGGTTTTAGGAAAGGCCGAGGAAATTTCGGCTGGAGTTAGAAAAGGAGTGGTGATTGGTATTGAAAAGGTGGCGAGAATTATCCCTTTGGTTTTTAAAAAAGTTGAGGAGATTTCTAATAAAAAAATAAATTCAGTCTATGCCAATATTGGGGGAAGCCATATTTCTCTTACTTCTTCCCATGGTCTTGTTTCTGTCTCTCGGGCTGATCAAAAAATTTCCCAAGAGGACATTGAAAGAGTAATTCAAGCTGCCCAGACCCTTTCCTTGCCTTCGAATCGAGAAATTTTAGACGTTTTTCCTAAAGGATTTATTATTAATGGAGAAAAAGGAATAAAAGAACCTTTGGGAATGGAAGGGGTAAGACTGGAGACCGAGGTTTTAGTTCTTTGTGGCTTCTCTCCTTATCTAAAAAATTTAACCAAGGCAGTTTTAAATTCTGGTTTTCAAATCGATGATTTAGTTTTGTCTCCCTTAGCTAGCGCCAGAGCAGTCCTGACTTCTCGAGAAAAAGAATTAGGGGTGGCTCTTTTGGATATTGGAGCGGGAACAACTGGGCTGGCTGTATTTGAAGAAGGAGATTTAATTCATACCACCATTCTTCCAATTGGATCTGCTCATATTACCAATGATATTGCTATTGGTTTAAAAACCGATATCGATACAGCCGAAGGAATAAAGTTAGAATTTGGCTCCTGTCTTTTAAAAAAAACTACTAAAAAAACCTTTCCTCGGAGAAAAGAAAAGATTGAAGTAATATCAGAAAAGGAGCCGTTAATCTTTTCCAAAAAAATGCTTGTAGGAATTATTGAAGCTAGAGTTTCTGAAATTTTTGGAGAAATTAACAAAGAATTAAAGAAAATTGCTCGTAAAGAACTTCTTCCCGGAGGGGTGGTTTTAACCGGTGGAGGGGCGAAATTGCCAAAAATTGTTGATTTGGCCAAAAAAGAATTAAAATTACCTGCTCGGATTGGGACACCCCAGGGATTTTTTCCTTCCCAAGAGGACCCCGCATTATCTGTTGTCTGTGGTTTAGTTCTTCTGGGAGCTGATCTGGAAAGCGAAGGGCCTTCTTTTAGTTTCGGAAAAGGTATCATTTCTAAATTAAAGAAAATATTTAAAATTTTTATACCATGA
- a CDS encoding GreA/GreB family elongation factor, translating to MEEKNFYLTKEGLKKLEKEYRDLKKLRLLKIKGESPKFLKSEDFNPEYFSFWENLSFLESRIVELENIFKNFKLIKTPPKGKQGVVNLGATVLVEVDGRTDKFKIVGPLEANPSLGKISNESPVGRTLLGHRVGEEVIVSSPIKIVYKIKKITYLS from the coding sequence ATGGAAGAAAAAAATTTCTATCTAACTAAAGAGGGATTGAAAAAATTAGAAAAAGAATATCGAGACTTGAAAAAACTTAGACTTTTAAAAATTAAAGGGGAATCTCCGAAATTTTTAAAATCTGAGGATTTTAACCCTGAATATTTTTCTTTTTGGGAAAATTTAAGTTTTTTAGAGTCCAGAATAGTTGAATTAGAAAACATTTTCAAAAATTTTAAGTTAATTAAAACTCCTCCAAAAGGAAAGCAAGGCGTTGTTAATTTAGGGGCAACGGTTTTAGTTGAAGTAGATGGCCGGACCGATAAATTCAAAATTGTTGGCCCCCTAGAAGCCAATCCTTCTCTTGGAAAAATTAGCAATGAGTCTCCAGTTGGTAGGACACTTTTGGGTCATAGAGTGGGGGAGGAGGTTATTGTTTCTTCACCAATAAAGATAGTTTATAAAATTAAAAAAATAACATACCTTTCTTAA